In Uranotaenia lowii strain MFRU-FL chromosome 2, ASM2978415v1, whole genome shotgun sequence, one genomic interval encodes:
- the LOC129747205 gene encoding polypeptide N-acetylgalactosaminyltransferase 3-like: MFRLRVKIFYIYILISFMLSVYLFYLISKYSVEKFINYQRNARNNKLPDRPRIPQIVGHYVAPGVVGNVSRDFMNTNNFAPVPGVGENGDPVVVQAKDLLKMQQLFQINRYNLLASDRIALNRTLPDVRKSKCLSKQYPSKLPTTSIIIVFHNEAWSVLLRTVWSVIERSPRHLIKEILLVDDASDRRFLKTELENYVQKLPVVVSILRLNKREGLVAARLMGARVATGDTLTFLDAHCECSPGWLEPLLARVQQNPKKVVCPVIDIISDDNFSYIKSFEFHWGAFNWELHFRWYTLTDEELAERRKDTTLPFKTPAMAGGLFTIDRKYFFDVGSYDEKLKIWGGDNLEMSFRIWQCGGEVEIAPCSHVGHLFRKSSSYTFPGGVSGILNENLARVALVWMDDWAKFFFKYNKGTEEFKNLNVSSRIALRKELNCKSFDWYLRKVWPQNFFPAPNKFFGRIQPIDLSTFDYQEYVTLMKKINLIVKNLNPELKWKFLIKYLSENVKKIGDSMKAAKHSSYCLQKPKSSSLTSNQPYGQSFLKKCSLLINTLDEAFVIDDYGRIMSDEGVCLDSFRKTTIEGESVSEGTRKIKMVTCGSSKSAQRWVYETDTYHLRNTNNGECLERAITLAREDSEDKFELFLNPCDVRNELQKWMLYPVAWK; encoded by the exons ATGTTTCGTTTACgggttaaaatattttatatatacATTCTGATTTCGTTTATGCTGTCggtatatttattctatttgatttcgaaatattCCGTAGAAAAGTTTATAAACTACCAGCGCAATGCAAG AAACAACAAACTACCTGACCGGCCCAGGATTCCTCAGATAGTTGGCCACTATGTTGCCCCCGGTGTTGTGGGGAACGTGTCCAGAGATTTCATGAACACCAACAATTTTGCTCCGGTTCCGGGAGTCGGGGAAAATGGTGATCCGGTTGTGGTGCAAGCCAAAGATCTACTCAAGATGCAGCAATTGTTCCAGATCAATCGGTACAATTTGCTGGCCAGTGACAGGATAGCCTTGAATCGGACCCTTCCGGATGTGCGGAAATCGAAATGTCTCAGTAAACAGTATCCTTCGAAATTACCCACGACGTCAATTATAATAGTCTTCCACAACGAAGCCTGGTCCGTGCTGCTGAGGACGGTTTGGAGCGTTATCGAACGATCTCCGAGACATTTAATCAAAGAAATCTTGCTGGTAGATGACGCAAGCGATAGGCGATTTCTGAAAACCGAACTTGAGAACTACGTCCAGAAGCTGCCGGTTGTGGTCAGCATTTTGCGACTGAACAAAAGGGAAGGATTGGTGGCCGCAAGATTGATGGGAGCCAGAGTTGCGACTGGAGACACTCTTACATTCTTAGATGCTCACTGTGAATGTTCACCCGGATGGCTCGAACCGCTGCTGGCTCGCGTCCAACAGAACCCCAAAAAAGTGGTTTGTCCTGTAATTGACATAATCTCTGACGACAATTTTTCCTACATCAAGAGTTTCGAATTCCATTGGGGTGCTTTCAATTGGGAGCTGCACTTCCGGTGGTACACGCTAACGGATGAGGAACTAGCAGAGCGCAGGAAGGACACGACTTTGCCTTTCAAGACTCCGGCCATGGCTGGTGGATTGTTCACCATAGATCGGAAATACTTCTTCGATGTAGGCAGCTACGacgaaaagttgaaaatctgGGGTGGAGATAACTTGGAAATGTCGTTCCGGATTTGGCAGTGCGGCGGAGAGGTGGAAATTGCTCCGTGCTCCCATGTTGGACATTTGTTTCGGAAAAGTTCTTCATATACATTCCCAGGAGGTGTGAGTGGG ATATTGAATGAAAATCTCGCTCGAGTTGCTCTAGTTTGGATGGACGATTGGGCCAAGTTTTTCTTCAAGTACAATAAAGGCACAGAGGAGTTTAAGAATTTG aATGTTTCCTCGCGCATCGCTCTAAGAAAGGAACTAAACTGCAAATCCTTCGATTGGTATCTCCGTAAAGTGTGGCCTCAGAATTTTTTCCCAGCACCTAACAAATTTTTCGGACGCATTCAACCAATCGATCTGAGTACTTTTGATTACCAGGAGTACGTTACCCTGATGAAGAAAATAAACTTGATCGTTAAGAATCTCAATCCAGAACTGAAGTGGAAGTTTCTGATAAAATATTTATCGGAAAATGTGAAGAAAATTGGCGATTCTATGAAAGCAGCCAAACATAGCTCGTACTGTTTGCAGAAGCCAAAATCCAGCTCCCTGACGTCAAATCAACCGTACGGGcaatcgtttttgaaaaaatgctccCTTTTGATCAACACATTGGACGAAGCATTTGTAATCGACGACTATGGTCGGATTATGAGTGATGAAGGTGTCTGTCTAGACTCCTTTCGGAAGACCACCATCGAAGGCGAATCCGTTAGCGAAGGaacaagaaaaatcaaaatggttaCCTGTGGAAGTAGCAAATCCGCTCAACGCTGGGTATACGAAACGGATACTTATCATCTCAGAAACACCAACAATGGCGAATGTTTGGAACGAGCTATTACTCTCGCTCGGGAGGATTCCGAGGATAAGTTTGAACTTTTCCTCAATCCCTGCGACGTGAGAAACGAACTGCAAAAATGGATGCTCTATCCGGTAGCTTGGAAGTAA
- the LOC129749592 gene encoding prothrombin-like has protein sequence MKNLLKIFLPFIFIFGTKATGCGQTQIYPWKFPNSGNSPALGSWPWHGALFRRDPQLDTYVCGVTILSKRFVLTIAYCLTDPITQKQIPENRLFVRVGITLVDPPEGHYQSHDVKAMFIHEAFNWDQVEDDIALLRLATKITYSDYVQPICMWQGNSSVEQIVNRTGFIVGWGGKEDNGMAKNLIEAPMTIISEQICIGVDPVQFLWLYHEDKTFCATNANETKPQRIDRGSGLYLEVEDRWTLRGIASRAQYSLSSGGYYRMFTDVLYHLEWIRSKGVIVDGKEN, from the exons atgaaaaatttgcttaaaatattCCTaccatttattttcatttttggaacTAAAG caACCGGATGTGGTCAAACGCAAATCTACCCGTGGAAGTTTCCTAACAGTGGTAACTCTCCTGCGCTGGGATCCTGGCCCTGGCATGGGGCACTTTTCCGTAGAGATCCCCAGCTCGACACCTATGTCTGCGGAGTTACGATCCTTTCGAAACGGTTTGTCCTGACCATTGCTTACTGTTTAACGGATCCGATAACTCAGAAACAAATCCCCGAAAATCGATTGTTCGTACGGGTTGGAATAACGCTGGTAGATCCACCGGAAGGACACTATCAAAGCCACGATGTCAAAGCAATGTTCATCCACGAAGCCTTCAATTGGGACCAGGTCGAGGACGATATCGCGCTGCTCCGTTTGGCAACCAAAATTACGTACTCCGATTATGTGCAACCGATCTGCATGTGGCAGGGAAACTCATCGGTGGAACAGATCGTCAATCGAACAGGCTTCATTGTCGGTTGGGGTGGAAAAGAGGACAATGGAATGGCCAAAAACTTGATAGAAGCTCCAATGACGATCATATCGGAGCAAATCTGTATCGGTGTTGATCCGGTGCAATTTTTGTGGCTGTATCATGAGGATAAAACCTTCTGTGCTACTAATGCCAATGAAACGAAACCGCAACGAATTGATCGAGGCAGTGGACTGTACTTGGAGGTCGAAGATCGTTGGACCTTGCGCGGGATCGCTAGTAGGGCACAGTATAGTCTGAGCTCGGGTGGCTATTACCGGATGTTTACCGATGTTTTGTACCATTTGGAATGGATCCGCTCAAAGGGAGTTATTGTAGATGGCaaggaaaactaa